A genomic region of Sarcophilus harrisii chromosome 6, mSarHar1.11, whole genome shotgun sequence contains the following coding sequences:
- the LOC100918757 gene encoding olfactory receptor 10AG1-like, translating to MTFLLRITNFKEGIHRKMADKNLTIIEEFILLGFSELPNFQGFLFAIFLFLYISILLGNGLIIVITNVKPSLQTPMYYFLGNFSFVEICYTSVTLPRMLMNLWSQKRNISLLSCAVQMCLFLILATTESFLLAVMAYDRYMAICKPLYYPLIMNHKMCVQMVIGSWITGIPVLIGQTYQVFSLPFCGSNKLNHVFCDMPPVMKLACGDTSWHKFFIYIDCFLFGLIPFFLILFSYIRILSAVLKLPTTNGRSKAFSTCSSHLIVVCLFYGSGLIAYLLSMSSYSDRIEKIFSLIYTVVTPMFNPLIYSLRNKDFTKAMKKHILFEHSDLNVGQKFTTVSPEGQLRELSQMIALRI from the exons ATGACTTTCCTTTTGCGAATTACTAATTTCAAAGAAGGAATACACAGGAAAATGGCAGACAAAAATCTTACTATCATTGAAGAATTTATTCTCTTGGGATTTTCTGAACTTCCCAATTTTCAAGGATTTCTCTTTgctatttttctattcctttatatAAGTATCCTATTAGGGAATGGTCTCATCATCGTAATCACTAATGTGAAACCATCTCTTCAAACACCCATGTATTATTTCCTTGGAAACTTCTCTTTTGTGGAAATTTGTTACACATCAGTCACCCTACCCAGAATGCTTATGAATCTTTGGAGTCAAAAGAGAAACATTTCTTTACTGTCATGTGCTGTACAAATGTGTTTGTTTCTTATTCTGGCTACCACAGAGAGTTTCCTCCTGGCGGTGATGGCTTATGATCGTTATATGGCAATCTGTAAGCCCCTTTATTATCCTCTAATCATGAACCACAAAATGTGTGTGCAGATGGTGATTGGTTCCTGGATCACTGGAATTCCAGTTTTAATAGGACAGACATACCAGGTCTTCTCTTTGCCCTTCTGTGGTTCTAACAAACTCAATCATGTTTTTTGTGATATGCCTCCAGTAATGAAATTAGCATGTGGAGACACATCTTGGCATAAGTTCTTTATTTATATTGATTGTTTCCTATTTGGTTTGATTCCCTTTTTCTTGATACTCTTCTCTTACATCAGAATCCTTAGTGCTGTTCTGAAACTCCCAACCACCAATGGCAGATCCAAAGCATTCTCTACTTGCTCCTCTCatcttattgttgtttgcttattctaTGGTTCTGGTCTCATTGCTTATCTACTGTCTATGTCCAGTTACTCAGACAGAATAGAGAAGATCTTCTCTCTAATATACACTGTAGTGACACCAATGTTTAATCCTTTGATATATAGTCTGAGGAACAAGGACTTCACTAAGGCAATGAaaaaac atataTTATTTGAACACAGTGATCTAAACGTGGGTCAGAAGTTTACAACTGTCAGTCCAGAAGGGCAGTTACGAGAATTGTCGCAGATGATAGCACTTAGAATTTAG
- the LOC100919018 gene encoding olfactory receptor 5W2-like codes for MENYSIPTEFILLGITSDPELKVIIFVLFLIIYLVILIANLGMIILIRIDPQLHHLPMYFFLSHMSFCDLCYSTAIGPRMLVDIFAKNKSISFIGCVLQFYFFCSFIDAECLLLAVMAFDRYMAISNPLLYTVNMSSRICYLLMFGVYVVGVVDALLHSILTFKLSFCGSNVINHFFCDVPPLLLISCSDTHVNELVIFIEFGFIEIVTISAVLISYCYIFFSVLKIRSAEGRGKAFSTCISHLIVVTIFQGTILFMYIRPSSAYSLAQEKMTSLFYTLVIPMLNPLIYSLRNKDVKGALGKLKNKLCS; via the coding sequence ATGGAGAACTACTCCATCCCAACTGAATTCATCCTTTTGGGAATCACCAGTGATCCAGAACTAAAAGTAATCATTTTTGTCCTCTTCCTCATTATTTATTTGGTTATTCTTATAGCAAATCTTGGGATGATCATCTTAATCAGAATAGACCCCCAACTTCACCATCTGCCCATGTACTTCTTCCTTAGTCACATGTCCTTCTGTGACCTTTGCTATTCCACAGCTATTGGACCCAGAATGCTGGTGgacatctttgccaaaaacaaatcTATTTCCTTCATTGGTTGTGTtctacaattctattttttctgttcctttataGATGCTGAATGTTTATTATTAGCAGTTATGGCTTTTGATCGCTACATGGCCATAAGCAACCCTCTGCTTTATACAGTAAATATGTCTAGCCGAATTTGCTACTTATTAATGTTTGGTGTTTATGTGGTGGGAGTGGTGGATGCTCTACTCCATTCTATATTAACCTTCAAACTAAGTTTCTGTGGATCCAATGTGATTAATCATTTCTTCTGTGATGTTCctcctcttttattaatctcttgTTCTGATACTCATGTCAATGAGCTAGTGATCTTCATTGAATTTGGCTTTATTGAAATTGTCACTATTTCAGCAGTCCTCATttcttattgttatatatttttttctgttttgaagatTCGCTCAGCTGAAGGCAGAGGCAAAGCCTTTTCTACCTGTATCTCCCACTTAATTGTTGTTACTATATTTCAGGGTACTATTCTTTTTATGTACATCAGACCAAGTTCTGCCTATTCACTAGCCCAAGAGAAAATGACCTCCTTGTTTTATACCCTTGTCATTCCCATGTTAAATCCCTTGATATACAGTTTGAGAAACAAAGATGTGAAAGGGGccttgggaaaactgaaaaataaattatgttctTAA
- the LOC100919279 gene encoding olfactory receptor 10AG1-like, whose protein sequence is MADKNLTIIEEFILLGFSELPNFQGFLFVIFLFIYISILLGNGLIIVITNVEPTLQTPMYYFLGNFSFVEICYTSVTLPRMLMNLWSQKKNISLVSCAAQLCFFLILAVIESFLLAVMAYDRYMAICKPLYYSLIMNHKMCVQMVIGSWITGIPVVIGQTYQVFSVPFCGSNKLNHVFCDMPPLMKLTCGDTSWDKFFIYIDCFLFGLIPFLLIFFSYIRILSAILNLSSTSGRTKAFSTCSSHLIVVCLFYGSGLIAYLQSIFSYSDRTDKIFSLIYTVVTPMFNPMIYSLRNKDFIEAMKKLFSKCVAR, encoded by the coding sequence ATGGCAGATAAAAATCTTACTATCATTGAAGAATTTATTCTCTTGGGATTTTCAGAACTTCCCAACTTCCAAGGatttctctttgttatttttttattcatctatatAAGCATTCTATTGGGGAATGGTCTCATCATTGTAATCACCAATGTGGAACCAACTCTTCAAACACCCATGTATTACTTCCTTGGAAACTTCTCTTTTGTGGAAATTTGTTACACATCAGTCACTCTACCCAGAATGCTTATGAatctttggagtcagaaaaaaaatatttctttagtgTCATGTGCTGCACAActgtgtttttttcttattctggcTGTCATAGAGAGTTTCCTCTTGGCAGTAATGGCTTATGATCGTTATATGGCAATCTGTAAGCCCCTTTATTATTCTCTAATCATGAACCACAAAATGTGTGTCCAAATGGTGATTGGTTCCTGGATCACTGGAATTCCAGTTGTGATAGGACAGACATATCAGGTCTTTTCTGTACCCTTCTGTGGTTCTAACAAACTCAATCATGTTTTTTGTGATATGCCTCCATTAATGAAATTAACATGTGGAGACACATCTTGGGATAAGTTCTTTATTTATATTGATTGTTTCCTCTTTGGTCTGATTCcctttctcttgatattcttctCTTACATCAGAATTCTTAGTGCTATTCTGAACCTCTCATCAACCTCTGGAAGAACCAAAGCATTCTCTACCTGTTCTTCTCATTTAATAGTTGTTTGCTTATTCTATGGTTCTGGTCTCATTGCATATCTACAATCCATATTCAGTTACTCAGATAGAACAGATAAGATCTTCTCTCTAATCTACACCGTTGTGACACCAATGTTTAATCCCATGATATATAGTCTGAGGAACAAGGACTTCATTGAGGCAATgaaaaaactattttctaaatGTGTAGCTAGGTAA